From a single Raphanus sativus cultivar WK10039 chromosome 3, ASM80110v3, whole genome shotgun sequence genomic region:
- the LOC108844189 gene encoding uncharacterized protein LOC108844189 gives MCPLRLILIFLSATLAGFFVLKKLNTSYDDPLADPLTDTDPTDADADSDSRFSKVGMAIKSGFWTCVDMASGRYLWNHLSSNSDTSS, from the exons atgtGTCCGTTAAGGCTGATCCTCATATTCTTGTCTGCGACTCTTGCTGGCTTCTTTGTCCTCAAGAAGCTCAACACTTCCTACGATGATCCTCTCGCCGACCCTCTCACCGACACTGATCCTaccgacgccgacgccgactCCGACTCCAGATTCTCAAAG gtgGGAATGGCAATCAAGTCTGGATTTTGGACATGCGTTGACATGGCTAGTGGCCGCTATCTCTGGAACCATCTCTCTTCCAATTCCGACACCTCTTCCTGA
- the LOC108844943 gene encoding probable serine/threonine-protein kinase WNK4 isoform X1, which translates to MNVNQVSEYVETDPTGRYGRFAEVLGRGSMKTVYKAIDEMLGIEVAWSQVQLKEVLRSSVDIQRLYSEVHLLSTLNHKSIIRFYTSWIDVRSHTLNFITELFTSGTLRQYKNKYLRIDIRAIKSWARQILEGLVYLHGHDPPVIHRDLKCDNIFVNGHLGQVKIGDLGLARMLQDCRSAHSILGTPEFMAPELYEENYNELIDVYSFGMCFLEMITSEFPYSECNNPAQIYKKVVAGKLPGAFYRVRDIEAQRFISKCLVPASKRVSARELLQDPFLASEESWMVYARGAENLKPFLNENEMDRLKLEDDELGIGRSHMTITGKLNAEDNNTIFLNVIIADEDGKAKKVSFPFDIMNDTSIDVAKEMVKELEITDWEPVEIAKMIDGEISSLVPGWRYEEEDNENPHFNSSSSHSSSSQASLSSYKAQGRQDWLQGMESNSADDFHDETDSQSSSNSGSFSHVNYIYVDEHSPQPPAMNRTHNVTRFCPEESSRLHSGHANMYGTSSSSNWRLASDNRALTRNRSLVDVQRKLLQRSLVEEARKRRLIKTVGDVENVGFQSPYAVSRKPQISRR; encoded by the exons ATGAACGTAAATCAAGTTTCAGAGTATGTCGAAACCGATCCCACTGGACGCTACGGACGT TTTGCAGAAGTTCTTGGAAGGGGATCGATGAAGACAGTGTACAAAGCAATCGACGAGATGCTGGGAATAGAAGTAGCGTGGAGCCAGGTTCAGCTAAAAGAGGTTCTCCGTTCCTCTGTTGATATACAGAGGCTCTACTCGGAGGTTCATCTTCTCAGCACTCTAAACCACAAATCCATCATTCGTTTCTACACTTCCTGGATCGATGTCCGTTCCCACACTCTCAACTTCATCACCGAGTTGTTCACTTCTGGGACCCTCCGACA ATACAAAAACAAGTACTTGCGGATAGATATCAGAGCAATCAAGTCATGGGCTCGGCAGATCTTGGAAGGGCTTGTTTATCTCCACGGGCACGACCCTCCTGTTATCCACAGAGACCTCAAGTGTGACAATATCTTTGTTAATGGACATCTTGGACAAGTCAAAATTGGCGATCTTGGTCTTGCAAGAATGCTGCAAGACTGCCGCTCTGCCCATAGTATCCTCG GCACTCCCGAGTTCATGGCTCCAGAGTTATATGAAGAAAACTATAATGAGCTCATTGACGTTTATTCCTTTGGTATGTGTTTTCTGGAGATGATCACTTCTGAGTTCCCGTATAGTGAATGCAACAATCCGGCGCAGATTTACAAGAAAGTTGTTGCG GGAAAGCTGCCAGGAGCCTTTTACAGAGTTAGAGACATTGAGGCACAGAGGTTCATCAGTAAATGCCTCGTGCCTGCCTCAAAGAGAGTCTCAGCAAGAGAACTATTGCAAGATCCATTTCTAGCGTCTGAAGAGTCCTGGATGGTGTACGCGAGAGGAGCTGAGAATCTGAAGCCCTTCTTGAACGAGAATGAAATGGACAGACTTAAGTTGGAAGATGATGAGTTAGGAATAGGAAGGAGCCATATGACCATCACTGGGAAGCTGAACGCtgaagataacaacacaatctTCCTGAACGTAATAATCGCAGATGAAGATG gtAAGGCTAAGAAAGTTTCTTTCCCCTTTGACATCATGAATGATACTTCCATTGATGTTGCAAAGGAGATGGTGAAAGAACTCGAGATCACAGATTGGGAGCCAGTCGAGATTGCTAAAATGATTGATGGAGAGATCTCTTCTTTGGTGCCTGGTTGGAGGTACGAGGAGGAAGATAATGAAAACCCTCATTTCAACTCTTCTTCCTCGCATTCATCATCCTCTCAAGCTTCACTCTCTAGCTACAAGGCACAAGGCCGTCAAGATTGGCTACAAGGTATGGAAAGTAACAGTGCAGATGATTTTCACGATGAGACGGATTCTCAGAGTTCTTCCAATTCAGGGTCCTTTTCCCACGTCAACTACATTTATGTTGATGAGCACAGCCCTCAACCTCCTGCTATGAACAGGACCCACAACGTGACGAGGTTCTGCCCCGAAGAAAGCTCTCGTCTACATTCAGGACACGCCAACATGTATGGAACTTCCAGTTCGAGTAACTGGAGACTGGCATCAGACAACCGCGCACTTACGAGGAACCGCTCACTTGTAGACGTGCAGAGGAAGTTACTGCAACGGTCTCTGGTGGAAGAGGCTAGGAAGAGAAGGTTGATCAAAACCGTTGGAGATGTAGAAAACGTTGGGTTTCAGTCACCTTATGCGGTTTCCCGGAAGCCACAGATCTCAAGGCGCTAG
- the LOC108844943 gene encoding probable serine/threonine-protein kinase WNK4 isoform X2 — protein sequence MNVNQVSEYVETDPTGRYGRFAEVLGRGSMKTVYKAIDEMLGIEVAWSQVQLKEVLRSSVDIQRLYSEVHLLSTLNHKSIIRFYTSWIDVRSHTLNFITELFTSGTLRQYKNKYLRIDIRAIKSWARQILEGLVYLHGHDPPVIHRDLKCDNIFVNGHLGQVKIGDLGLARMLQDCRSAHSILGTPEFMAPELYEENYNELIDVYSFGMCFLEMITSEFPYSECNNPAQIYKKVVAGKLPGAFYRVRDIEAQRFISKCLVPASKRVSARELLQDPFLASEESWMVYARGAENLKPFLNENEMDRLKLEDDELGIGRSHMTITGKLNAEDNNTIFLNVIIADEDGKAKKVSFPFDIMNDTSIDVAKEMVKELEITDWEPVEIAKMIDGEISSLVPGWRYEEEDNENPHFNSSSSHSSSSQASLSSYKAQGRQDWLQGSFSHVNYIYVDEHSPQPPAMNRTHNVTRFCPEESSRLHSGHANMYGTSSSSNWRLASDNRALTRNRSLVDVQRKLLQRSLVEEARKRRLIKTVGDVENVGFQSPYAVSRKPQISRR from the exons ATGAACGTAAATCAAGTTTCAGAGTATGTCGAAACCGATCCCACTGGACGCTACGGACGT TTTGCAGAAGTTCTTGGAAGGGGATCGATGAAGACAGTGTACAAAGCAATCGACGAGATGCTGGGAATAGAAGTAGCGTGGAGCCAGGTTCAGCTAAAAGAGGTTCTCCGTTCCTCTGTTGATATACAGAGGCTCTACTCGGAGGTTCATCTTCTCAGCACTCTAAACCACAAATCCATCATTCGTTTCTACACTTCCTGGATCGATGTCCGTTCCCACACTCTCAACTTCATCACCGAGTTGTTCACTTCTGGGACCCTCCGACA ATACAAAAACAAGTACTTGCGGATAGATATCAGAGCAATCAAGTCATGGGCTCGGCAGATCTTGGAAGGGCTTGTTTATCTCCACGGGCACGACCCTCCTGTTATCCACAGAGACCTCAAGTGTGACAATATCTTTGTTAATGGACATCTTGGACAAGTCAAAATTGGCGATCTTGGTCTTGCAAGAATGCTGCAAGACTGCCGCTCTGCCCATAGTATCCTCG GCACTCCCGAGTTCATGGCTCCAGAGTTATATGAAGAAAACTATAATGAGCTCATTGACGTTTATTCCTTTGGTATGTGTTTTCTGGAGATGATCACTTCTGAGTTCCCGTATAGTGAATGCAACAATCCGGCGCAGATTTACAAGAAAGTTGTTGCG GGAAAGCTGCCAGGAGCCTTTTACAGAGTTAGAGACATTGAGGCACAGAGGTTCATCAGTAAATGCCTCGTGCCTGCCTCAAAGAGAGTCTCAGCAAGAGAACTATTGCAAGATCCATTTCTAGCGTCTGAAGAGTCCTGGATGGTGTACGCGAGAGGAGCTGAGAATCTGAAGCCCTTCTTGAACGAGAATGAAATGGACAGACTTAAGTTGGAAGATGATGAGTTAGGAATAGGAAGGAGCCATATGACCATCACTGGGAAGCTGAACGCtgaagataacaacacaatctTCCTGAACGTAATAATCGCAGATGAAGATG gtAAGGCTAAGAAAGTTTCTTTCCCCTTTGACATCATGAATGATACTTCCATTGATGTTGCAAAGGAGATGGTGAAAGAACTCGAGATCACAGATTGGGAGCCAGTCGAGATTGCTAAAATGATTGATGGAGAGATCTCTTCTTTGGTGCCTGGTTGGAGGTACGAGGAGGAAGATAATGAAAACCCTCATTTCAACTCTTCTTCCTCGCATTCATCATCCTCTCAAGCTTCACTCTCTAGCTACAAGGCACAAGGCCGTCAAGATTGGCTACAAG GGTCCTTTTCCCACGTCAACTACATTTATGTTGATGAGCACAGCCCTCAACCTCCTGCTATGAACAGGACCCACAACGTGACGAGGTTCTGCCCCGAAGAAAGCTCTCGTCTACATTCAGGACACGCCAACATGTATGGAACTTCCAGTTCGAGTAACTGGAGACTGGCATCAGACAACCGCGCACTTACGAGGAACCGCTCACTTGTAGACGTGCAGAGGAAGTTACTGCAACGGTCTCTGGTGGAAGAGGCTAGGAAGAGAAGGTTGATCAAAACCGTTGGAGATGTAGAAAACGTTGGGTTTCAGTCACCTTATGCGGTTTCCCGGAAGCCACAGATCTCAAGGCGCTAG
- the LOC108847631 gene encoding protein NETWORKED 4A-like has translation MDSDLVRSKKSIKRAESTKSHLWWWDSHVGLKNSKWLENNLDEMDRSVKRMVKLIEEDADSFAKKAEMYYQKRPELISLVDEFHRTYRSLAERYENITGELRKSSPPLELLQSQGSGFSDVSSSDLISTELNNNRLGRPPSRRAPGFDYFLGSGGGLPSDLYLKDGDDYASVTDSELESDDSSVTNCPESLLVRVKSESKFVDLPSKLAACEQELRDANDKIQNSEDQIFMLKSQLARYLPSELDDEHGEEAASTQDMDVQSLSEELRVTRLRLREAEKENGNMRKEVERLKSLQNLLDSAQKETAAWKSKSSADRREVVKVLDRVSMLKSSLVGRDHEIRDLKTALSDAEEKIFPEKAQVKAEISKLLEEKTHRDEQFKELEAHVRYLEEEVRRVTNEKEEEEERLKGEMEVLTMEKAEKARCVETLTKKVSELGDEMKVKDSRRIEMEKELEKQRREVEEVAEEKREVIRQLCFSLDYCKDECKRLRDGFSGYPPIRPSSILAS, from the exons ATGGATTCTGATCTG GTTCGTTCCAAGAAGAGTATCAAACGAGCAGAATCCACCAAATCACATCTATGGTGGTGGGATAGTCATGTAGGCCTCAAAAACTCCAAGTGGCTCGAGAATAACCTCGACG AGATGGACAGGAGCGTGAAACGGATGGTGAAGTTGATAGAAGAAGATGCAGATTCGTTTGCCAAGAAGGCAGAGATGTATTACCAAAAGAGACCTGAGCTCATTAGCCTTGTGGATGAGTTTCACCGTACGTACCGTTCTCTAGCCGAGCGTTACGAGAACATCACCGGAGAGTTGAGGAAAAGCTCTCCTCCCTTAGAGCTTCTTCAGTCACAGGGCTCAGGCTTCTCTGACGTCTCCTCCTCTGACCTCATCTCCACTGAGCTTAATAATAATAGGTTAGGACGTCCTCCTTCCCGTCGTGCTCCTGGTTTTGACTACTTCCTTGGCTCTGGAGGAGGACTTCCCTCTGATCTTTATCTCAAAGATGGAGATGATTATGCTTCTGTTACGGACTCTGAACTCGAATCTGATGATTCTTCTGTGACTAATTGTCCTGAGAGCTTGTTGGTAAGGGTGAAGAGTGAGAGTAAATTTGTTGATCTTCCTTCTAAACTTGCTGCTTGTGAGCAAGAACTGAGAGATGCAAACGACAAGATACAGAACTCAGAAGACCAAATCTTTATGTTAAAGAGTCAGCTCGCTAGATACTTGCCATCCGAGTTGGATGATGAACATGGTGAAGAGGCAGCTTCCACACAGGACATGGACGTTCAGTCTCTGTCTGAAGAGCTGAGAGTTACAAGGCTGAGGCTTAGGGAGGCGGAAAAAGAAAACGGAAACATGAGAAAAGAAGTTGAGAGGCTCAAGAGCCTGCAGAACCTGCTTGACTCGGCGCAGAAAGAAACTGCAGCGTGGAAAAGCAAGTCTAGCGCGGATAGGAGAGAGGTGGTGAAGGTGCTGGATAGAGTCTCCATGTTGAAATCTAGTTTAGTAGGTAGGGATCATGAGATCAGGGATCTGAAGACGGCTTTGTCTGACGCAGAAGAGAAGATATTCCCGGAGAAGGCGCAGGTCAAAGCCGAGATATCTAAGCTCTTGGAGGAAAAAACACACCGTGATGAGCAGTTCAAGGAGCTGGAAGCTCATGTGCGTTATCTTGAAGAGGAGGTAAGAAGAGTGACCAATgagaaagaggaagaggaggaaagGCTGAAGGGAGAAATGGAGGTTTTGACAATGGAGAAGGCAGAGAAAGCGAGATGCGTAGAGACGTTAACCAAAAAAGTGAGTGAGCTCGGAGACGAGATGAAAGTAAAAGACAGTAGGAGAATAGAGATGGAGAAGGAGCTGGAGAAGCAGAGGAGGGAGGTAGAGGAAGTAGCTGAAGAGAAGAGGGAAGTGATAAGACAACTCTGCTTCTCACTTGACTACTGCAAAGATGAGTGTAAGAGACTACGCGATGGCTTTTCAGGATATCCACCTATCAGACCATCCTCCATTCTTGCTTCTTGA
- the LOC108847633 gene encoding malate dehydrogenase [NADP], chloroplastic, whose product MAMSDLSTPKTTSPFLRSSSQLRLSSKLHVSNQFRNLLLPPPLHPTSISKISCSVSQNNQAPVAVQDNGSVKTKKECYGVFCLTYDLKAEEETKSWKKMISIAVSGAAGMISNHLLFKLASGSVFGPDQPIALKLLGSERSIQALEGVAMELEDSLFPLLREVDIGTDPYEVFQDVEWALLIGAKPRGPGMERAALLDINGQIFAEQGKALNAVASPNVKVLVVGNPCNTNALICLKNAPNIPAKNFHALTRLDENRAKCQLALKAGVFYDKVSNMTIWGNHSTTQVPDFLNARINGRPVKEVITDHKWLEEGFTESVQKRGGLLIQKWGRSSAASTAVSIVDAIKSLVTPTPEGDWFSTGVYTNGNPYGIAEDLVFSMPCRSKGDGDYELVKDVEIDDYLRKRIAKSEAELLAEKKCVAHLTGDGIAFCDLGPVDTMLPGEV is encoded by the exons ATGGCCATGTCAGACCTTTCAACCCCCAAAACGACGTCGCCTTTCCTCCGCTCTTCGTCTCAGCTTCGTCTCTCCTCCAAGTTGCATGTTTCAAACCAGTTTcgcaatcttcttcttcctccaccTCTCCATCCAACTTCCATCTCCAAAATCTCTTGCTCTGTTTCTCAGAA TAACCAAGCACCTGTTGCGGTTCAAGATAATGGGTCTGTGAAGACGAAGAAAGAGTGTTATGGAGTGTTCTGTCTCACCTATGACCTTAAAGCT GAAGAGGAGACGAAGTCATGGAAGAAGATGATCAGTATTGCAGTCTCAGGTGCTGCAGGCATGATATCAAACCACCTTCTCTTCAAA CTTGCTTCAGGTTCAGTGTTTGGACCAGACCAGCCCATTGCTTTGAAACTACTTGGATCAGAGAGATCAATCCAAGCCCTCGAAGGTGTTGCAATGGAACTTGAGGATTCCTTGTTCCCCTTGTTGAGAGAAGTTGATATAGGAACGGATCCGTATGAAGTGTTCCAAGACGTGGAGTGGGCTCTTCTGATTGGCGCAAAGCCTCGAGGCCCTGGAATGGAGCGTGCTGCTTTGTTGGATATTAATGGTCAGATATTTGCTGAGCAAGGGAAAGCTCTTAACGCAGTTGCCTCTCCTAACGTTAAGGTCCTTGTAGTGGGGAATCCTTGCAACACCAA CGCCTTGATTTGTCTTAAAAATGCTCCCAACATTCCTGCAAAGAACTTCCATGCCCTCACGAGGTTGGACGAGAATCGAGCCAAGTGTCAG CTTGCTCTTAAAGCCGGTGTCTTCTACGACAAAGTCTCTAACATGACCATATGGGGAAATCACTCCACGACTCAG GTGCCGGACTTCTTGAATGCCAGAATCAATGGCCGGCCGGTGAAGGAGGTTATTACAGATCACAAATGGTTAGAAGAGGGATTCACTGAGAGTGTGCAGAAG AGAGGTGGCTTACTAATTCAGAAATGGGGTCGATCTTCTGCTGCTTCTACCGCTGTTTCCATTGTTGATGCTATAAAGTCTCTTGTAACTCCTACTCCTGAGGGTGACTGGTTTTCCACTGGG GTGTACACAAATGGGAATCCTTATGGTATTGCAGAGGACCTCGTCTTCAGCATGCCGTGCCGGTCAAAG GGAGATGGAGATTATGAGCTTGTCAAGGATGTAGAGATTGATGACTACCTACGCAAACGAATCGCCAAG TCGGAAGCAGAACTGTTGGCTGAGAAGAAATGTGTTGCACACCTCACTGGAGAT GGCATCGCCTTCTGTGATCTTGGTCCGGTAGATACTATGCTTCCCGGTGAAGTTTGA